Proteins from one Pseudarthrobacter sp. BIM B-2242 genomic window:
- a CDS encoding serine hydrolase — protein sequence MTVAAAISMALGSCTYETEHDFREPAAPASAPPAAAVPSDRPRIYPDRGVEPKARLEHASRELIDAGASAVLLELRVGADEPWTHAAGVRKAGGDAALATDPIHAGDMTESFVAVSVLKLADEGGLSLDEPAGTYLPELHSLFPGQELPAVRDLLRHTSDIPDYYSGLLNSPARERALTQRMGAVDRLALAATLPWKPLPSQWYEHSNSNYVALGLIVERLRGKPLAEVLKADVTQPLSLSSTRLTDDGPVPEDMVHGYTRLDAGPADTTYAALHIGAADTGLISTVGDLNAFLGALLAGRLINRNLVAEMQGPVHAKFGLGLYKWNDRCTNGFYVGYVGDIPGYGTVAMASADGRRRIALAVAYAPSALISGTNALDGYLTGIAEAALNASCRFGSGVSFGDNQ from the coding sequence ATGACCGTCGCGGCTGCAATCAGCATGGCGCTGGGTAGCTGCACCTACGAAACGGAGCACGACTTCCGGGAGCCCGCCGCACCCGCGTCGGCGCCCCCGGCAGCAGCCGTGCCTTCTGACCGCCCCCGGATTTATCCGGACCGTGGCGTTGAGCCGAAGGCCCGGCTTGAACATGCCAGCAGGGAGCTGATCGATGCCGGAGCCTCTGCGGTCCTGCTCGAACTGCGAGTAGGGGCTGACGAGCCTTGGACCCACGCCGCGGGCGTCCGCAAAGCCGGCGGAGACGCTGCCCTGGCAACGGATCCCATCCACGCCGGTGACATGACCGAATCCTTCGTTGCCGTCTCCGTGCTCAAGCTCGCGGACGAAGGCGGGCTGTCCCTCGACGAACCCGCTGGCACGTACCTGCCGGAGCTGCACAGCCTGTTCCCCGGGCAGGAGCTCCCTGCCGTGCGTGATCTGCTCCGCCACACCTCCGACATACCCGACTACTACAGCGGCCTGCTGAATTCACCCGCACGGGAGCGGGCACTTACTCAACGAATGGGCGCTGTGGACAGACTTGCGTTGGCCGCAACGCTTCCTTGGAAGCCCTTACCCTCCCAGTGGTACGAGCACTCGAACAGCAACTACGTCGCCCTGGGCCTGATCGTTGAGCGTCTCCGCGGGAAGCCTCTCGCCGAGGTCCTGAAAGCAGATGTCACGCAGCCCTTGAGCCTCAGCAGCACCCGGCTGACGGACGATGGCCCCGTCCCTGAGGACATGGTTCATGGCTATACACGCCTCGACGCCGGCCCCGCCGACACAACCTATGCTGCCCTGCACATCGGGGCCGCGGATACCGGCCTCATCTCAACGGTGGGTGACCTCAACGCGTTCCTCGGTGCACTCCTGGCGGGCCGGCTGATTAACCGGAACCTGGTGGCGGAAATGCAGGGGCCCGTCCACGCAAAGTTCGGGCTTGGGCTCTACAAGTGGAACGATCGCTGCACCAATGGCTTCTACGTCGGCTACGTCGGCGACATCCCGGGGTACGGGACCGTGGCCATGGCCAGCGCCGACGGGCGCCGGCGGATCGCCCTGGCGGTGGCCTATGCGCCGTCGGCGTTGATTTCCGGCACCAATGCGCTGGACGGCTACCTGACCGGCATCGCGGAAGCTGCCCTCAACGCCAGCTGTCGCTTCGGCAGCGGCGTCTCCTTCGGGGACAACCAGTAA
- a CDS encoding anti-sigma factor, with amino-acid sequence MPHLDPDRLSLLALYDDWLDEDGREHLGSCSVCSEDYAALRRAVSAVKTTPDASSLEAPGPHVWAGIHRELGLSTAVQEDPLATVRDAPGTRPQPGAGPQPQPAQQPGAAQEPGVAPVHERAPDQPVSLDARRRTAAWWQRPGTWLAAAAAATVLVAGATVWSLNQSTTPLAQAELTPLAQHSATGSAKVVEAADGSRTLEVKLSKDEAQGYQEVWLIAPDLSRLVSLGVMNSDSGTFAVPAGLELTDFPIVDVSDEPVDGNPAHSSVSIVRGTLNT; translated from the coding sequence ATGCCGCATCTTGATCCGGACCGGTTGAGCCTCCTCGCGCTGTACGACGACTGGCTCGATGAGGACGGCAGGGAACACCTGGGCAGCTGCAGTGTCTGCTCGGAAGATTACGCGGCACTGCGCCGCGCAGTGTCCGCCGTGAAGACTACGCCGGACGCCAGCTCCCTTGAAGCGCCCGGCCCGCACGTGTGGGCCGGCATCCACCGGGAACTTGGCCTCTCCACGGCAGTGCAGGAAGACCCGCTGGCCACCGTGCGGGATGCTCCAGGGACGAGGCCACAACCGGGAGCCGGGCCACAACCGCAACCAGCGCAGCAACCGGGAGCCGCGCAGGAGCCTGGCGTTGCGCCGGTGCACGAAAGAGCGCCGGATCAGCCTGTTTCCCTTGATGCCAGGCGCCGGACGGCCGCCTGGTGGCAGCGTCCCGGCACCTGGCTGGCCGCCGCCGCAGCGGCAACGGTGCTCGTGGCGGGAGCAACCGTGTGGAGCCTGAACCAGTCCACCACACCGCTGGCCCAGGCCGAACTGACACCGCTGGCCCAGCACTCTGCCACCGGCTCCGCGAAGGTGGTCGAGGCAGCGGACGGCTCCCGCACGCTGGAAGTGAAGCTGAGCAAGGACGAAGCGCAGGGTTACCAGGAAGTCTGGCTGATCGCCCCGGACCTCTCACGGCTGGTCAGCTTGGGCGTGATGAATTCGGATTCGGGCACCTTCGCGGTGCCCGCCGGGCTGGAACTTACCGACTTCCCCATCGTGGACGTCTCGGACGAGCCCGTGGACGGCAATCCGGCGCACTCAAGCGTCAGCATCGTCAGGGGCACGCTCAATACCTGA
- a CDS encoding HAD-IIB family hydrolase: MSSTPRTSAATIRAVFLDVDGTYADYGIVPEGHVHAVRAARAAGHKVLLCTGRPVSMLPAAILGAGFDGLVASAGAYVEVDGEVLLDRRFPAGLAARTVAALDAHDAVYVLEAQDSLHVAPEAEARLRAIIEEHFRRAPAGQPKGSSAILGSVRVTPDRAAAAFAKVSVFEAPVPMERIAREIGPDIAVVANSIANEGRHAGELYQRGISKADGVAAVIAHFGIERENTVAVGDGQNDLEMIAFAGVGIAIEGSSPELLALADRTAAPPHREGLVDAFTELGLI; this comes from the coding sequence ATGAGCTCCACACCAAGAACCTCCGCAGCAACCATCCGGGCCGTCTTCCTGGACGTCGACGGCACGTACGCGGACTACGGAATTGTTCCCGAGGGCCATGTGCACGCGGTCCGTGCGGCGCGGGCGGCGGGACACAAAGTCCTGCTGTGCACCGGACGTCCGGTGTCCATGCTGCCGGCGGCCATCCTCGGAGCCGGGTTCGACGGCCTGGTGGCAAGTGCCGGCGCTTACGTGGAGGTTGATGGTGAAGTGCTGCTGGACCGCCGGTTCCCTGCCGGCCTCGCAGCCCGAACCGTAGCAGCGCTCGACGCCCACGATGCCGTCTACGTACTTGAAGCCCAGGACTCCCTCCACGTGGCCCCGGAGGCTGAGGCACGGCTTCGCGCCATCATCGAAGAACATTTCCGTCGTGCCCCGGCGGGCCAGCCGAAGGGCTCCTCGGCAATCCTGGGATCCGTGCGCGTCACGCCCGACCGCGCAGCGGCCGCGTTCGCCAAAGTCTCGGTCTTCGAGGCTCCCGTGCCCATGGAGCGCATCGCCCGGGAAATCGGTCCGGACATCGCGGTCGTCGCGAATTCAATCGCCAATGAGGGGCGCCATGCGGGCGAGCTGTACCAGCGCGGTATCAGCAAGGCCGACGGCGTTGCTGCCGTGATTGCCCACTTCGGCATCGAACGCGAAAACACTGTTGCGGTCGGTGACGGCCAGAACGACCTCGAAATGATTGCGTTCGCGGGTGTGGGCATTGCAATCGAGGGCTCCTCCCCGGAACTCCTTGCCTTGGCCGACCGCACGGCCGCGCCCCCGCACCGCGAAGGACTGGTTGACGCGTTCACCGAACTGGGCCTCATCTAA
- a CDS encoding DUF5682 family protein: protein MTDVHVLGIRHHGPGSARSVAEALATIRPDLVLVEGPPELDPVIPLVADSGMIPPVAALIYAADQPRLATFYPLAEFSPEWVAFRWAHSVGIPVRAIDLPAAHSFALHAARVGTDDDADNETDIDAGDAQPSPAQQPYRPDAVSMLARAAGYSDAERWWEDAVEHRTSDPIDRFAAITDAIAEIRAVDGRPAGHPDVVENTRREAAMRRLLRAAMREGHARIAVVCGAYHAPALVPANFPAATADNKLLAGLPKTKVAVTWVPWTSDRLRLATGYGAGVTAPGWYQHLFAHWTAQDPAADVATTWLVRVARTLRQENLDASTASVVEASRLAATLAAVRGRPSPGLVELDDAAQAVLCDGSPLPLALVRRELTIGPGLGSVPESAPTVPLAADLAATQRRLRLQPKAMEEVVAIDLRKPAQLARSVLLHRLTLLGVDWGTPADTGRTTGTFKEAWTLRWQPELAVAVVEAGRYGTTIAAAAAACVAERAEGSGSLAGLSELLEGCLLADLPDGIGSVVSVLAERTAVQQDVAPLLETIAPLARTCRYGNVRGVDVTGVHTILDATVVRACVGLPVACAGLDNAAAEAMRRAMDSAQHGLSLLPDLPLDDWHRALAAVAGSDRIHGSVAGRATRLLLDAGLVERDEVAARLSRRLSIATPAPEAAAWLDGFLSGDAVLLIHDRHLLQIIDDWVAGVQEDMFDDVLPLLRRTFSGFSRPERREIGEQLSQGQGPARGPDAAEPDLGRAGPAIRTMARILGWEAIA, encoded by the coding sequence ATGACAGACGTCCATGTCCTGGGGATCCGGCACCACGGGCCGGGTTCGGCCCGTTCGGTAGCGGAGGCTCTGGCCACCATCCGGCCCGACCTGGTGCTGGTGGAGGGACCGCCGGAGCTCGATCCCGTCATCCCGCTGGTCGCCGATTCCGGGATGATCCCGCCGGTGGCGGCGCTGATCTACGCCGCTGACCAGCCGCGCCTGGCCACGTTCTACCCGCTGGCGGAGTTCTCGCCGGAGTGGGTGGCGTTCAGGTGGGCCCACTCAGTGGGGATTCCGGTACGGGCCATCGACCTGCCCGCGGCGCACAGCTTCGCGCTGCACGCGGCCCGGGTTGGGACCGACGACGACGCCGACAACGAAACTGACATCGACGCCGGGGATGCTCAGCCGTCGCCGGCGCAACAGCCCTACCGTCCCGATGCGGTCTCCATGCTGGCCCGGGCCGCCGGGTACAGCGACGCCGAGCGCTGGTGGGAGGACGCCGTCGAGCACCGAACCTCCGATCCCATCGACAGGTTCGCGGCCATCACCGACGCCATCGCGGAGATCCGCGCCGTGGACGGCCGTCCCGCCGGACACCCCGACGTCGTCGAGAACACCCGCCGTGAAGCAGCGATGCGTCGGCTCCTGAGGGCCGCCATGCGCGAGGGGCACGCACGGATCGCTGTAGTGTGCGGGGCCTATCACGCCCCTGCCCTGGTGCCTGCAAACTTCCCCGCGGCGACGGCGGATAACAAGCTTCTGGCGGGATTGCCCAAGACCAAGGTGGCGGTCACGTGGGTGCCGTGGACATCGGACCGGCTTCGCCTGGCAACCGGCTACGGGGCAGGAGTCACGGCGCCCGGCTGGTACCAGCATCTGTTCGCCCACTGGACTGCACAGGACCCCGCGGCTGACGTGGCCACAACGTGGCTGGTGCGCGTCGCCCGCACACTCCGCCAGGAAAACCTCGACGCCTCAACCGCTTCGGTAGTTGAGGCGAGCCGGCTTGCTGCCACCCTGGCCGCCGTCCGCGGCCGGCCCAGCCCCGGCCTGGTCGAACTGGACGACGCCGCCCAGGCGGTTCTCTGCGACGGCTCCCCGCTTCCCCTGGCTCTGGTGCGCCGCGAACTCACCATCGGGCCCGGGCTGGGAAGCGTGCCGGAGTCCGCGCCCACCGTACCGCTCGCCGCCGACCTGGCGGCCACCCAGCGCCGGCTGCGCCTGCAGCCCAAGGCGATGGAAGAGGTCGTGGCGATCGACCTCCGCAAGCCGGCCCAGCTTGCCCGGTCAGTGCTCCTGCACCGGCTGACCCTTCTGGGCGTGGACTGGGGAACCCCCGCCGACACCGGACGCACCACGGGGACGTTCAAGGAGGCCTGGACCCTCCGCTGGCAGCCGGAGCTGGCCGTCGCGGTGGTGGAAGCCGGCCGCTACGGGACCACGATCGCCGCGGCAGCCGCAGCATGCGTGGCCGAACGCGCCGAGGGTTCCGGCAGCCTGGCCGGCCTCAGCGAGCTCCTCGAAGGCTGCCTGCTGGCAGACCTGCCGGACGGCATCGGCTCTGTGGTGTCGGTGCTCGCCGAGCGCACGGCAGTGCAGCAGGATGTTGCCCCGCTGCTGGAAACCATTGCTCCGCTCGCCCGGACCTGCAGGTACGGGAATGTCCGCGGCGTGGATGTCACAGGTGTGCACACGATCCTCGATGCGACAGTAGTGCGGGCATGCGTGGGACTGCCTGTCGCCTGTGCCGGGCTGGACAACGCCGCGGCAGAGGCCATGCGGCGGGCCATGGATTCGGCGCAACACGGTCTGTCCTTGTTGCCGGACCTGCCACTGGACGATTGGCACCGGGCCCTGGCCGCCGTCGCCGGTTCGGACCGGATCCACGGGTCCGTCGCCGGCCGCGCCACACGTCTCCTGCTGGATGCCGGGCTGGTTGAACGCGATGAGGTGGCTGCCCGCCTGAGCCGGCGGCTGTCTATTGCCACCCCGGCACCCGAGGCCGCAGCCTGGCTGGACGGCTTCCTGTCCGGCGACGCGGTGCTGCTGATCCACGACCGGCACCTCCTGCAGATCATCGATGACTGGGTGGCAGGGGTCCAGGAGGACATGTTCGACGACGTCCTGCCGCTGCTGCGCCGGACGTTCTCGGGTTTCAGCCGGCCTGAGCGGCGCGAGATCGGCGAACAGCTTAGCCAGGGCCAGGGGCCTGCGCGGGGGCCGGACGCCGCCGAACCGGACCTGGGCCGGGCCGGCCCGGCCATCCGGACGATGGCACGAATCCTGGGATGGGAGGCGATCGCATGA
- a CDS encoding DUF5691 domain-containing protein, with amino-acid sequence MTWLAELRSAALIGTGRHAAPPPASGLGCLPPGDVPPEELLLDQAAFADVITRAARRPSDVDAARMADPAPVDNAPQATGEAARLLDLLLSQPPVGQELRMRLVIDWLQSAAQAGLCVPHRLLPAVLALADARPAVAEQLLPAIGVRGRWLLDLGSTASDTFSGTASAVAGHKAADAATERERLRCSDPAAARDRLQEDWNGFSARERAAELGVLATNLGPDDEDLLERALDDKAKIVRDAAAALLDRLPASARARRMAARLAPLLQVKGLLRRQFDIDLPMDPDPAAVRDGIAPSPRTGEPDRLGRLDTIIRGAPLDVWTAVTGRNPAATLAMLEREPRVVEAIFTAAAHRSDAEWARALLDLRADARLLACLPAAEQEPALLRHVNGGTLQPVALAGLLRDMPRPWGLPLGTAVVGLLAAKDGGYLAELVAPFLPLALPPDAAEQCHRLLQRSDDDAVRRRVFRDVVQYQSFRQSLTEAFR; translated from the coding sequence ATGACCTGGCTGGCCGAACTTCGCAGTGCGGCCCTTATCGGCACGGGGCGGCATGCCGCGCCGCCGCCGGCGTCCGGACTGGGATGCCTCCCTCCCGGCGACGTGCCACCCGAGGAACTGCTGCTCGACCAGGCAGCTTTTGCGGACGTCATCACCCGCGCGGCCCGCCGCCCAAGTGATGTGGACGCCGCCAGGATGGCTGACCCGGCGCCGGTGGACAATGCGCCGCAGGCCACTGGAGAGGCAGCCCGCCTGCTGGACCTGCTCCTCAGCCAGCCGCCGGTTGGCCAGGAGCTGCGGATGCGCCTTGTCATTGACTGGCTGCAGTCCGCGGCCCAAGCCGGGCTCTGCGTTCCGCACCGCTTGCTCCCGGCCGTGCTGGCCCTGGCCGACGCACGGCCGGCGGTGGCTGAGCAGCTGCTTCCTGCCATCGGCGTCCGGGGCCGCTGGCTGCTGGACCTGGGCTCCACGGCGTCCGATACCTTTTCCGGGACCGCGTCCGCCGTGGCCGGGCACAAGGCGGCTGACGCTGCGACGGAACGTGAGCGGCTCCGGTGCAGCGACCCTGCCGCCGCCCGCGACCGGCTCCAGGAAGACTGGAACGGGTTCAGCGCCCGGGAGCGCGCCGCCGAACTGGGTGTTCTGGCCACCAACCTCGGCCCGGATGACGAAGACCTGCTGGAACGTGCACTGGACGACAAGGCCAAGATTGTCCGCGACGCCGCCGCCGCGCTGCTTGACCGGCTCCCCGCCAGCGCCAGGGCCCGGCGGATGGCCGCCCGGCTTGCGCCGCTCCTCCAGGTGAAGGGCCTGCTGCGCAGGCAGTTCGACATCGACCTGCCTATGGACCCGGACCCCGCAGCCGTGCGCGATGGGATCGCCCCGTCACCGCGCACCGGTGAACCCGACAGGCTGGGTCGGCTGGACACCATCATCCGCGGCGCGCCGCTGGACGTGTGGACGGCCGTCACCGGGCGGAACCCGGCGGCGACGCTGGCGATGCTGGAGCGGGAACCCCGCGTGGTAGAAGCCATCTTCACCGCCGCGGCCCACCGCTCGGACGCGGAATGGGCCCGCGCCCTGCTCGATCTTCGCGCTGATGCGCGCCTGCTGGCCTGCTTGCCGGCCGCCGAACAGGAACCCGCACTCCTCCGTCACGTCAATGGCGGCACGCTGCAGCCAGTGGCGCTGGCCGGACTGCTGCGCGACATGCCGCGGCCATGGGGACTGCCGTTGGGCACCGCCGTCGTCGGACTGCTCGCCGCCAAGGACGGCGGCTACCTGGCGGAACTGGTGGCTCCGTTCCTGCCGCTGGCACTGCCCCCCGATGCGGCAGAGCAGTGCCACCGCCTTCTTCAGCGTTCCGACGACGACGCCGTCCGGCGCCGGGTGTTCCGGGACGTTGTGCAGTACCAATCATTCCGACAATCCCTGACGGAGGCCTTCCGATGA
- a CDS encoding VWA domain-containing protein: MTDTPPEDSDRLSRWRLVLGGQEADGITRDGGESVVLSDDDARRDSVLEALYDAPNKGPGGLGASSPRVARWLGDIRGYFPSSVVQVMQADAMDRLGLRHLLLEPEMLRTVQPDISLVSTLIGLGRVIPEQSRETARTVVRQVTRELEERLRARTIQAVSGALNRAARTRRPRHRHIDWNRTIAANLKNYQPGYRTVVPERLVGYARSSTEVQREIILCIDQSGSMAESVVYSSVFGAVLSSLRSVRTRLVVFDTEVVDLTEDLEDPVDVLFGVQLGGGTDINRALAYCQARITQPADTVLVLISDLYEGGIAEEMLRRAAAIVGSGATLIALLALSDSGHPGFDSNHAAALAGIGVPAFACTPDLFPELMAAAIERRDVSDWAASHGIATAHTT; the protein is encoded by the coding sequence ATGACTGACACACCTCCGGAGGACAGTGACAGGCTGAGCCGGTGGCGCCTGGTACTCGGCGGACAGGAGGCTGACGGCATCACCAGGGACGGCGGCGAAAGCGTTGTGCTCTCGGACGATGACGCGCGCCGGGACAGCGTGCTGGAGGCGCTCTATGACGCACCCAACAAGGGGCCAGGCGGCCTCGGGGCGTCCAGCCCGCGGGTCGCCCGGTGGCTGGGCGACATCCGCGGCTACTTCCCGTCCTCCGTGGTGCAGGTGATGCAGGCGGATGCCATGGACCGGCTCGGCCTGCGGCACCTGCTGCTTGAACCGGAGATGCTCCGCACGGTCCAGCCCGATATCAGCCTCGTCAGCACCCTCATCGGATTGGGCCGGGTGATCCCCGAGCAGTCACGCGAGACCGCCAGGACAGTGGTCCGGCAGGTGACCAGGGAACTGGAGGAGAGGTTGCGGGCCAGGACCATTCAGGCCGTTTCAGGGGCGTTAAACCGGGCCGCGAGGACCAGGCGGCCCCGGCACCGGCACATCGACTGGAACCGGACCATCGCCGCCAACCTCAAGAACTATCAGCCCGGGTACCGCACCGTGGTGCCGGAACGGCTGGTCGGCTACGCCCGGAGCAGTACTGAGGTGCAGCGCGAGATCATCCTGTGCATCGACCAGTCCGGTTCAATGGCTGAATCAGTGGTGTATTCCAGTGTGTTCGGGGCGGTCCTCAGCTCACTTCGGTCCGTCCGCACCCGGCTGGTGGTCTTTGACACCGAAGTGGTTGACCTGACCGAGGACCTGGAGGATCCCGTGGATGTGCTCTTCGGCGTGCAGCTCGGCGGCGGCACGGACATCAACCGGGCGCTCGCCTATTGCCAGGCCCGGATCACCCAGCCGGCCGACACGGTCCTGGTCCTGATCAGTGATCTCTATGAGGGCGGAATCGCCGAAGAGATGCTGCGGCGCGCCGCCGCCATCGTCGGATCAGGAGCAACCCTGATTGCGCTCCTGGCCCTCAGTGACAGCGGCCACCCCGGCTTTGACTCCAACCACGCCGCTGCGCTCGCGGGCATCGGAGTCCCGGCCTTCGCCTGCACGCCGGACCTGTTTCCCGAGCTGATGGCCGCGGCGATTGAACGCAGGGACGTCAGCGATTGGGCCGCCTCGCACGGCATCGCAACGGCCCACACGACCTGA
- a CDS encoding flavin reductase family protein: MTEDFDLTPQHLRHVLGHFASGLTVITAATDNGPAGFTCQSFSSLSLDPALVTFSPARSSSTWPQLRRAGRFTVNILPAGHQHLAARFARSGTDKFAGVDYCSSPLGNPVLDQALAWVDCELHEEYDGGDHTIVVGAVRSLGAREDAEPLLFFKGGYFEGVPSPATLLETVA; encoded by the coding sequence ATGACGGAAGATTTTGACCTCACCCCGCAGCACCTGCGCCACGTCCTGGGCCACTTTGCCTCCGGCCTGACTGTGATCACGGCAGCAACGGACAACGGTCCGGCGGGCTTCACGTGCCAGTCCTTCTCCTCCCTCTCCCTTGATCCGGCCCTGGTCACCTTCAGCCCCGCCCGCAGCTCGAGCACGTGGCCGCAGCTCCGCCGGGCCGGACGCTTCACGGTGAACATCCTGCCCGCCGGGCACCAGCATCTGGCCGCCCGGTTTGCCCGTTCCGGAACCGACAAGTTTGCCGGCGTCGATTACTGCTCCTCGCCGCTGGGCAACCCGGTGCTGGACCAGGCGCTTGCCTGGGTGGACTGCGAGCTTCATGAGGAGTACGACGGCGGCGACCACACCATCGTGGTGGGCGCGGTCCGCTCCCTTGGCGCCCGGGAGGACGCCGAGCCGCTGCTGTTCTTCAAGGGCGGTTACTTCGAAGGTGTGCCGTCTCCCGCCACATTGCTGGAAACCGTCGCCTGA
- a CDS encoding putative quinol monooxygenase — protein MTQTYFDVVVRYQVKPEETETVLRLLGEMAAATRTEEANLSYEYFQSVEDPTHIVILERYTDAAGFAAHREYDHVRSIGAEQIIPRLARRTIQTFEGTAEA, from the coding sequence ATGACACAGACATACTTCGACGTGGTTGTCCGCTACCAGGTGAAGCCTGAAGAAACGGAAACCGTTCTCCGCCTGCTGGGCGAGATGGCCGCAGCCACCCGGACGGAAGAGGCAAATCTTTCGTATGAGTACTTTCAAAGCGTTGAAGACCCCACCCACATCGTGATCCTCGAGCGCTACACCGATGCCGCCGGCTTTGCGGCCCACCGTGAATACGACCATGTCCGCAGCATCGGCGCAGAGCAGATCATCCCGCGCCTGGCACGCCGCACCATCCAGACCTTCGAAGGCACAGCGGAGGCCTGA
- a CDS encoding AAA family ATPase produces the protein MTEAQTTAPDILRAHAETAYADELLALAAADDRPRPPSWQLSPWAVATYILGGTLSDGTVVSPKYLGSARLVEIAVASLATDRGLLLLGVPGTAKTWLGEHLAAAISGTSTLVVQGTAGTPEEALRYGWNYARLLADGPSRAALVAGPVMRAMETGSLVRVEELTRIPSDVQDSLITIMSEKTLPIPELNAEVQARKGFNVIATANNRDKGVNDLSSALRRRFNTVVLPLPDSLDQEVEIVTTRVRSLGAALELPADLAALSEIRRVVTVMRELRAGLTQDQRTTLKSPSATLSTAEAISVMTNGLSLAAHFGDGSVRAQDVAASLVGAVVKDPVQDRVIWQEYLETVVRNRPEWKYLYRACRDLESTN, from the coding sequence ATGACCGAAGCCCAGACCACCGCCCCGGACATTCTGCGCGCCCACGCGGAAACCGCCTACGCCGATGAACTGCTGGCCCTCGCCGCCGCCGACGACCGGCCCCGGCCGCCCAGCTGGCAGCTGTCCCCGTGGGCGGTGGCCACGTACATCCTCGGCGGCACCCTCTCCGACGGCACGGTGGTCAGCCCGAAGTATCTGGGATCGGCCCGGCTGGTTGAAATTGCTGTGGCGTCACTGGCAACCGACCGGGGCCTGCTGCTCCTCGGCGTGCCGGGCACGGCCAAGACCTGGCTCGGTGAGCACCTGGCCGCGGCCATTTCCGGCACGTCCACCCTGGTGGTGCAGGGCACGGCCGGCACCCCCGAAGAGGCGCTGAGGTACGGCTGGAACTACGCCCGGCTGCTCGCCGATGGCCCCTCCCGCGCGGCCCTGGTGGCAGGACCGGTGATGCGGGCCATGGAAACCGGCAGCCTGGTCCGGGTGGAGGAGCTCACCCGGATCCCCTCGGATGTGCAGGATTCCCTCATCACGATCATGAGCGAAAAGACACTGCCGATCCCCGAGCTCAACGCTGAAGTGCAGGCACGCAAAGGATTCAATGTCATCGCCACCGCCAACAACCGCGACAAGGGCGTCAACGACCTGTCCTCGGCGTTGCGCCGCCGGTTCAACACGGTGGTCCTGCCGCTGCCCGACAGCCTCGACCAGGAAGTGGAAATCGTCACCACCCGCGTGCGCAGCCTCGGCGCGGCCCTCGAACTTCCGGCGGACCTTGCGGCTCTTTCGGAGATCCGGCGCGTGGTCACGGTGATGCGGGAACTCCGCGCCGGCCTCACCCAGGACCAGCGCACCACGCTCAAGTCCCCGTCCGCCACCCTCTCCACCGCCGAGGCGATTTCGGTGATGACAAACGGCCTGTCGCTGGCGGCCCACTTCGGCGACGGCAGCGTCCGCGCCCAGGATGTGGCGGCCAGCCTGGTCGGGGCTGTGGTGAAGGACCCGGTCCAGGACCGGGTGATCTGGCAGGAGTACCTGGAGACCGTTGTCCGGAACCGGCCGGAATGGAAGTACCTCTACCGGGCCTGCCGCGACCTCGAAAGCACAAACTGA